The following are encoded in a window of Leptodactylus fuscus isolate aLepFus1 chromosome 9, aLepFus1.hap2, whole genome shotgun sequence genomic DNA:
- the TOMM22 gene encoding mitochondrial import receptor subunit TOM22 homolog, whose translation MASPSELPLETSLSGDRNPDTEEEDEDDEELDETLSERLWGLTEMFPEGLRNAAGVTFDFSVCAAKKMYSFSRSALWIGTTSFMILVLPVVFETEKLQMEQQQQLQQRQILLGPSTGMSGALPAMPGKV comes from the exons ATGGCTTCCCCGTCTGAGCTGCCCCTGGAAACCTCGCTCAGTGGAGACAGGAACCCGGACACCGAAGAAGAGGACGAAGACGACGAGGAG CTGGATGAGACTCTATCAGAAAGACTATGGGGCCTGACAGAGATGTTTCCTGAAGGTCTCCGAAATGCTGCTGGAGTGACTTTTGATTTCTCAGTTTGTGCTGCCAAAAAAATGTATAG CTTTTCCCGCTCTGCGCTATGGATAGGAACCACTTCCTTCATGATTCTAGTATTGCCCGTAGTGTTTGAGACAGAAAAACTGCAAATGGAACAGCAGCAGCAGCTACAACAGAGACAG ATTCTCCTAGGACCATCAACGGGGATGTCTGGTGCTCTCCCTGCAATGCCTGGAAAAGTATAA